The bacterium genome has a segment encoding these proteins:
- a CDS encoding mannose-1-phosphate guanylyltransferase/mannose-6-phosphate isomerase codes for MSKLSKIYPVILCGGSGTRLWPVSREDLPKQFINFFSDKSLLQETLELTSNREIYAPPIIISNQRFEHLLKSQIHAIGLDYTAIILEPEAKNTAPAIALAAQSLMDKDSDACMFVMPSDHKIIQKELFNQTVLEGVSYAQKDQLVTMGIEPKSPHTGYGYIECGEQCSETDHGFKIKNFKEKPSLETAEEFLKTNNYVWNSGMFMFTPNSYIKELAQFHPDIVENSKQAMDKAKQDNKVIHPEQNSFSQCTSISIDYAVMENTSDAIVIKAAFDWSDVGEWNAISDLSTARADEDGNIKNNNNVFTEDTKNTYVHGHDRLIAVIGLEESIVIDTKDALLVATKSQAQKVKSIAEQLKQSDRDEYKKPAIVHRPWGSYESVDQGEKHQVKRIIVNPGHKLSLQYHHHRSEHWTVVSGTALVTIDNEEKILKENESVYIPKEASHRLENTGKEALHLIEVQYGRYLGEDDIVRLEDVYGRANK; via the coding sequence ATGTCAAAGTTAAGTAAAATATATCCTGTGATCTTATGCGGAGGTTCAGGAACGCGTCTATGGCCGGTTTCTAGAGAAGATTTGCCCAAGCAGTTTATTAATTTTTTTTCTGATAAAAGTTTGTTGCAAGAAACCCTTGAACTTACTTCCAATAGAGAAATCTATGCTCCACCGATCATTATTTCTAATCAAAGGTTTGAACATCTTCTTAAAAGTCAAATACATGCCATAGGCTTGGATTATACAGCGATCATTTTAGAGCCTGAAGCTAAAAATACTGCGCCCGCTATTGCGCTGGCCGCACAAAGTTTAATGGATAAGGATAGTGACGCTTGTATGTTTGTGATGCCATCTGATCATAAAATTATTCAAAAAGAACTTTTTAATCAAACAGTCCTTGAAGGCGTAAGTTATGCTCAAAAAGATCAATTGGTCACCATGGGGATTGAGCCAAAATCTCCACATACAGGTTATGGTTACATAGAGTGTGGGGAACAATGTTCTGAAACAGATCATGGGTTTAAGATCAAAAACTTTAAAGAAAAGCCCAGTTTAGAAACGGCTGAAGAGTTTTTAAAGACCAATAACTATGTTTGGAACAGTGGTATGTTTATGTTTACACCAAACAGTTATATAAAAGAGCTAGCACAGTTTCACCCAGACATTGTTGAAAACTCAAAACAAGCTATGGATAAGGCTAAACAAGACAATAAGGTTATTCACCCTGAGCAAAATAGTTTTTCTCAATGTACATCAATTTCAATTGACTATGCTGTTATGGAAAATACATCTGATGCTATTGTCATCAAAGCTGCCTTTGACTGGAGCGATGTCGGTGAATGGAATGCGATCTCTGACTTATCAACAGCACGTGCAGATGAAGATGGAAATATTAAAAACAACAACAATGTTTTTACAGAAGATACCAAAAACACCTATGTCCATGGGCATGATCGCTTAATTGCAGTTATAGGCTTAGAAGAAAGTATTGTTATTGATACCAAAGATGCCTTATTGGTTGCAACAAAAAGTCAAGCTCAGAAGGTTAAAAGTATTGCTGAGCAACTGAAGCAGTCCGATAGAGATGAGTATAAAAAACCTGCAATAGTCCATAGACCTTGGGGATCGTATGAAAGTGTTGATCAAGGTGAGAAACATCAAGTCAAACGTATTATTGTCAACCCAGGCCACAAGCTATCTCTTCAATATCACCATCACCGCTCAGAACATTGGACCGTTGTCAGTGGAACTGCGTTGGTTACCATTGACAATGAAGAAAAAATCTTAAAAGAAAATGAATCAGTATATATTCCTAAAGAAGCATCTCATCGTCTTGAAAATACAGGGAAGGAAGCTTTGCATTTGATAGAAGTTCAATATGGAAGATACCTTGGTGAAGATGATATTGTTCGCCTTGAAGATGTTTACGGCCGGGCAAATAAATAG
- a CDS encoding DUF3047 domain-containing protein has translation MSAWAQEKIILEDFERQSVGKVDFNGWHVSNIKGEAEDIYSIVKEDNNLFLHADSQKKAVAAFKIKGWSLKYRPIMSWRWRVHQHPKGGKPLSKPNNSAASVYIIFRKSLIPLRFQTIKYVWAENEPVGEHVYKTGKNPQVLIVIRSGKDGMGEWITEERDVLADYQKYFETDKVKSPMAFGILTDSERIKKGHAIADYDDFILLKEATKPKKKPVKNKEEEKSLVSNAEEEKLESSIKPEASNKKNEDAKKSTPAK, from the coding sequence GTGAGCGCGTGGGCGCAAGAAAAAATAATTTTAGAGGATTTTGAAAGACAAAGTGTTGGCAAAGTAGATTTTAATGGTTGGCATGTCTCTAACATAAAAGGTGAAGCTGAAGATATCTACTCTATTGTTAAAGAAGATAACAATTTATTTTTGCATGCGGACAGTCAGAAAAAGGCAGTGGCTGCCTTTAAAATTAAAGGTTGGAGTTTAAAATATAGACCTATTATGTCCTGGCGTTGGCGTGTGCATCAGCACCCAAAAGGCGGTAAGCCATTATCAAAGCCCAACAACAGTGCGGCTTCAGTTTATATTATTTTTAGAAAAAGTTTGATCCCATTGCGTTTTCAAACCATAAAATATGTCTGGGCAGAAAATGAGCCTGTAGGAGAGCATGTTTATAAAACCGGAAAAAATCCACAGGTTTTGATTGTGATTCGATCAGGAAAAGATGGTATGGGAGAGTGGATTACCGAAGAAAGAGATGTATTGGCAGATTATCAAAAATACTTTGAAACCGATAAAGTGAAAAGCCCCATGGCATTTGGTATTTTAACTGATTCAGAGCGCATCAAGAAAGGTCATGCCATAGCGGATTATGATGATTTTATTTTATTAAAAGAGGCGACAAAACCTAAAAAAAAGCCAGTTAAAAATAAGGAAGAAGAAAAATCGCTAGTATCCAATGCAGAGGAAGAGAAGCTTGAGTCGAGCATTAAGCCTGAAGCAAGCAACAAAAAAAATGAGGACGCCAAAAAAAGCACACCAGCTAAGTAA
- a CDS encoding glycosyltransferase family 1 protein yields the protein MFKEKSDGSARSLIQLSKSLSKQGIEHMVFSPCVDKFDSSHLSVFEVTSIPIFFYPEYKVGFFSKKVRLALEQFKPNIIHVSTPDLTGHGAAKYAKKHDIPLLASFHTHFPSYLPYYKLGFLQNWLWKKLRQHYNQCHAVFTPTKIIQDELLSHGITGLDKSKENHALKIWSRGIDEEQFSPDKRNVTLRQSWGGDDKFYVLYVGRMVWYKNLECIRKVYDDLSLHKPELFKKIKFCFVGDGPAKEALKNQMPKAHFFGSIKPEKIGQYYASADVLFFPSTTETFGQVVQEALASGCPAMVSNQGGCQEIVKASQAGYIFSQDDIQAYSASIQELVVNLNKRQNLKEKALAYAKTKQWDQVNQVVIDVYKDLLNLTVPLQKNRKLG from the coding sequence ATGTTTAAGGAAAAATCAGATGGGAGTGCACGTTCTCTTATTCAACTGTCCAAAAGCCTCAGTAAGCAAGGTATTGAGCATATGGTTTTTTCTCCTTGTGTGGATAAGTTTGATTCTTCTCACCTTTCCGTATTTGAAGTGACATCTATTCCAATATTTTTCTATCCAGAGTACAAGGTTGGTTTTTTTTCTAAAAAAGTACGCTTAGCTTTAGAACAATTTAAGCCTAATATTATTCATGTATCTACACCTGATTTAACCGGACATGGTGCAGCCAAATATGCCAAAAAGCATGATATTCCTTTACTGGCATCTTTTCATACGCATTTTCCATCTTACTTGCCGTATTACAAGTTAGGGTTTTTACAGAACTGGTTGTGGAAAAAACTAAGACAGCATTACAATCAATGTCACGCCGTTTTTACCCCTACTAAAATTATTCAAGATGAACTGTTAAGTCACGGTATTACTGGACTGGACAAAAGCAAAGAAAATCATGCCTTAAAAATATGGAGTAGAGGCATAGATGAGGAACAATTTTCTCCGGATAAAAGAAATGTTACGTTGAGACAAAGCTGGGGTGGGGATGATAAGTTTTATGTCTTATACGTCGGGCGCATGGTTTGGTACAAAAACCTTGAATGCATTAGAAAAGTCTACGATGATTTGTCTTTACACAAGCCAGAACTGTTTAAAAAAATTAAATTTTGTTTTGTTGGCGATGGTCCAGCTAAAGAGGCTTTAAAAAATCAAATGCCCAAAGCGCATTTTTTTGGCAGCATCAAGCCAGAAAAAATAGGGCAATATTATGCCAGTGCGGATGTTTTATTTTTTCCTTCCACCACGGAAACCTTTGGTCAAGTTGTCCAAGAAGCTTTGGCCAGTGGTTGCCCTGCAATGGTTTCAAATCAGGGAGGATGTCAGGAAATTGTTAAAGCATCACAAGCCGGCTATATTTTTTCTCAAGATGATATCCAAGCCTATTCAGCTAGTATTCAGGAACTTGTTGTAAACTTAAACAAAAGGCAAAACTTAAAAGAAAAAGCATTGGCTTATGCTAAAACCAAGCAATGGGATCAGGTCAATCAGGTAGTGATAGACGTATATAAAGATTTGCTAAATCTGACTGTTCCTTTGCAAAAAAACAGAAAGTTGGGATAA
- a CDS encoding GNAT family N-acetyltransferase, with translation MHAANYQIRKAKHGDEQAIHDVHMYSIMNVCIHAHGKEEVAGWGQRPFDYKKWSNAIDKHWVWVVEDQITRDIKGIGCLILNKKEKCADLAALYFHPDIIGMGFGKKMIAAMLQISKENRINAIKLDSSLTALGFYKKMGFEQTGPRVKEEIGGSMVSGIPMQLKIQT, from the coding sequence ATGCATGCAGCAAATTATCAAATTCGTAAGGCCAAGCATGGTGATGAACAAGCCATTCATGATGTGCATATGTATTCCATTATGAATGTATGCATTCATGCGCATGGCAAAGAAGAAGTTGCAGGCTGGGGACAAAGACCCTTTGATTATAAAAAATGGTCTAATGCTATTGATAAGCATTGGGTTTGGGTTGTAGAAGATCAAATCACACGTGATATCAAAGGTATAGGCTGTTTGATCTTAAACAAAAAAGAAAAATGCGCAGATCTAGCGGCATTGTATTTTCATCCAGATATTATTGGGATGGGCTTTGGGAAAAAAATGATTGCGGCCATGCTACAAATTTCCAAGGAGAATCGGATCAATGCCATTAAGTTGGATTCATCTTTAACGGCTTTAGGCTTTTACAAAAAAATGGGTTTTGAACAAACAGGACCAAGGGTGAAAGAAGAAATAGGCGGTTCCATGGTCAGTGGCATTCCCATGCAACTCAAAATACAAACTTAA
- a CDS encoding YraN family protein: protein MFKIQNRKTLGALGEEQAQKFLQKQGYKLLYKNYRCPLGEIDLIMHKAKTLLIVEVKSGTHTSISPKVHFNWHKKQKLIRLAQFFLMHHPKYCDYTVQFDLVVYQPHQQSCIEHYAYAIDDMDGL from the coding sequence TTGTTTAAAATTCAAAATAGAAAAACCTTAGGTGCTCTGGGAGAAGAGCAAGCGCAGAAGTTTTTGCAAAAACAAGGGTATAAGCTGCTCTATAAAAATTATCGCTGCCCTTTGGGTGAAATTGATTTGATCATGCATAAGGCAAAGACCCTCCTGATTGTAGAAGTAAAGTCTGGAACGCACACAAGCATATCACCCAAAGTTCATTTTAACTGGCATAAGAAACAAAAATTGATTCGCTTGGCGCAATTTTTTTTAATGCATCATCCAAAGTATTGTGATTACACGGTGCAATTTGATTTAGTGGTTTATCAGCCACATCAACAGTCTTGTATTGAACATTATGCCTATGCCATTGACGATATGGATGGACTGTGA
- a CDS encoding ribonuclease HII: MRFEQQHHRPEKYYALEEYFQTMNFSHITGVDEAGRGALAGPVVAAAVCFKQKPLELLYDIKDSKKIAERKREALFDTLIALPYIDYAVGIVDASSIDTMNILQASLYAMQIAVSNLKQQADLCLVDGHIPFKSDIKQYTLTKGDDRCISIGAASIIAKVTRDRMMRQYHEEYPLYDFIKHKGYATTVHKQAIVEHGMSPLHRKSFQLKR; this comes from the coding sequence ATGAGATTTGAGCAACAACATCACCGCCCAGAGAAGTATTATGCTCTAGAGGAGTATTTTCAAACCATGAATTTCAGTCACATTACCGGTGTGGATGAAGCGGGGAGAGGTGCCTTGGCTGGGCCAGTGGTTGCTGCGGCAGTGTGTTTTAAGCAAAAACCTCTTGAGCTATTGTATGATATCAAAGACTCTAAGAAGATTGCCGAAAGAAAACGTGAAGCACTATTTGATACCTTAATTGCCTTACCTTACATTGATTATGCTGTTGGCATTGTTGATGCATCTAGCATAGATACTATGAATATTTTACAAGCCAGTTTGTATGCCATGCAGATTGCGGTGAGCAACTTAAAACAACAAGCAGATTTATGTTTGGTGGATGGGCATATTCCTTTTAAATCGGATATCAAGCAATACACCTTAACCAAAGGTGATGACCGCTGTATATCCATTGGCGCAGCATCCATTATTGCTAAAGTAACTCGAGACAGAATGATGCGTCAGTATCATGAAGAGTATCCCCTCTATGATTTTATTAAGCACAAAGGCTACGCTACAACTGTGCACAAGCAAGCCATTGTAGAGCACGGGATGAGCCCATTGCATAGAAAGAGTTTTCAATTGAAACGTTGA
- the aspS gene encoding aspartate--tRNA ligase has product MQNYRSHNCGQLTGKDKDQEVCLTGWVNRRRDHGGVIFIDLRDRYGVTQLVFNPEHNKEAHGIAEALRHEDVIAVQGKVFLRLEGMVNKNMPTGEIEVYAHELNILSKAKTPPFPINEDSDVSESVRLKYRYLDMRRDGLQKHLVLRHKLNHALRNFLNEEYFLEIETPILTKATPEGARDYLVPSRVHPGSFYALPQSPQLFKQLLMVSGFDRYYQIARCFRDEDLRADRQPEFTQLDMEISFAHEDLIFNLIEKMMACVWDSVLNKAIPEAQFERMTYAQAMEEYGSDKPDLRWRMPLKNLNSVFEQTEFNVFKSVVASQGEIRGLRIPGGNVISRNQVDQLVKMAQDHGAKGMVWVRQKPEGLSSSVEKFLSSEEMQSMAKALELKEGDLGLLVADKADVSRRVLGVIKKECIARLEIAPEKEHAFVWITDFPMFEYDQEAGRYFSMHHPFTHPKLEAGQELSEKTLDTLKAKAYDLVLNGYEIGGGSIRIHDSEMQAKVFDVLNISEEEANLKFGFFLEALKYGTPPHGGIAFGLDRMAMILSETQAIRDVIAFPKTQNASDLMCEAPAQVPQESLDELHLHVRKAK; this is encoded by the coding sequence ATGCAAAACTATAGAAGCCATAATTGTGGCCAATTGACTGGAAAAGATAAAGATCAGGAGGTGTGTTTAACCGGTTGGGTTAACAGACGTCGGGATCATGGCGGAGTTATTTTTATTGATTTGCGAGATCGTTATGGTGTTACCCAGTTGGTTTTTAACCCTGAACACAATAAAGAGGCGCATGGTATAGCAGAGGCTTTACGGCATGAGGATGTGATTGCTGTGCAAGGTAAGGTTTTTTTACGTTTAGAGGGTATGGTGAATAAAAATATGCCTACCGGTGAGATTGAGGTTTATGCCCATGAGCTCAATATTTTATCCAAAGCCAAAACACCACCGTTTCCTATCAATGAAGACAGTGATGTCAGTGAGAGTGTGCGTTTAAAGTACCGCTATTTGGATATGCGTAGAGACGGCTTGCAAAAGCATTTGGTTCTCCGTCACAAATTAAACCATGCTTTGAGAAATTTTTTAAATGAAGAATATTTTTTAGAGATAGAAACCCCTATTTTAACCAAAGCTACACCAGAAGGAGCCAGAGACTATTTGGTGCCCAGTCGAGTGCATCCGGGCAGTTTTTATGCTTTGCCTCAGTCGCCACAGTTGTTCAAACAACTGTTGATGGTCTCAGGTTTTGATCGTTATTATCAAATTGCGCGCTGCTTTAGAGATGAAGATTTACGGGCAGATAGACAGCCCGAGTTTACTCAGTTGGATATGGAAATCAGTTTTGCCCATGAAGACCTGATTTTTAATTTGATTGAAAAAATGATGGCGTGTGTATGGGATAGCGTTTTAAATAAGGCTATTCCAGAAGCACAGTTCGAGCGTATGACTTATGCACAAGCCATGGAAGAGTATGGATCAGATAAGCCAGATTTGCGCTGGCGTATGCCGCTTAAAAATTTAAATTCAGTATTTGAACAGACAGAGTTTAATGTTTTTAAATCAGTTGTTGCAAGTCAAGGTGAAATCAGGGGCCTAAGAATCCCAGGCGGCAATGTCATATCCAGAAATCAGGTCGACCAATTGGTTAAAATGGCACAAGATCATGGTGCCAAAGGCATGGTGTGGGTCAGACAAAAGCCAGAAGGCTTAAGTTCCTCTGTAGAAAAATTTTTAAGTTCAGAAGAAATGCAGAGCATGGCCAAAGCCTTGGAGCTTAAAGAGGGTGATTTAGGTTTACTGGTTGCAGATAAAGCCGATGTATCGCGCAGAGTCTTGGGTGTGATTAAAAAAGAGTGCATCGCTCGTTTAGAGATTGCTCCAGAAAAAGAACATGCTTTTGTGTGGATCACAGACTTTCCCATGTTTGAATACGACCAAGAAGCCGGGCGTTATTTTTCCATGCACCATCCGTTTACGCACCCAAAATTGGAAGCAGGACAAGAGTTGTCTGAAAAAACCTTGGATACGCTTAAAGCCAAAGCTTATGACTTGGTACTCAATGGTTATGAAATTGGCGGTGGTTCGATTCGTATTCATGACAGTGAAATGCAAGCCAAGGTGTTTGATGTATTGAATATCAGTGAAGAAGAGGCAAACTTAAAATTTGGCTTTTTCTTAGAAGCTTTAAAGTATGGTACGCCACCCCATGGTGGTATTGCTTTCGGTTTGGATCGCATGGCCATGATTTTATCGGAGACTCAGGCCATCCGCGATGTAATTGCATTTCCAAAAACACAAAATGCCAGTGACTTGATGTGCGAAGCACCAGCACAAGTGCCTCAAGAAAGCTTAGATGAGTTGCATTTGCATGTGCGTAAAGCCAAATAA
- the hisS gene encoding histidine--tRNA ligase, with protein sequence MIQSLKGMPDVLPGEVENWQRLEQVLRDIAHNYGYSEIRTPVLENADLFIKSTGEQSDIVQKEFYRFEDKNGDAISLRPEGTPGTVRALMQHKLLAQKSPQKVYYMGPMFRRERPQKGRFRQFHQMGVEYFGSHAPGVDAEVISMLYQICQKLNIPSPKIMLNSLGDETCRPKYREALLNYLQKYEADLDATSRQRMQDNPMRIFDSKDTKTQDIMQDAPVMLDHLTDACKVHFDQVQAQLSQMQIPYEINTRIVRGLDYYTHTAFEVIAQGLGSQNAVGGGGRYNNLIQSFAGQDIPAVGFAMGMERLLMISQMAASEKQKQCVVLPLSEKAQAKANHLAWSLRQLDWAKAMKIDVVFDKTSMKSGLRAVAKLDPQYVLILGDQELENDTVLFKNFMSKEQKEIEYNLGIDFLREQVLKDENKVGMDAKL encoded by the coding sequence ATGATTCAAAGTTTAAAAGGCATGCCAGATGTATTGCCTGGTGAAGTAGAAAATTGGCAACGTTTGGAGCAGGTATTGCGAGATATTGCCCATAATTATGGCTATAGTGAGATAAGAACTCCTGTTCTAGAAAACGCAGATTTATTCATCAAGTCTACCGGTGAACAGAGCGATATTGTACAAAAAGAATTTTACCGCTTTGAAGATAAAAACGGTGACGCCATTAGTTTACGGCCAGAAGGAACACCGGGAACGGTAAGAGCTTTGATGCAGCACAAGCTTTTGGCACAAAAAAGCCCACAAAAAGTATATTACATGGGCCCTATGTTTAGACGGGAAAGACCACAAAAAGGGCGCTTTCGGCAGTTTCATCAAATGGGGGTAGAGTATTTTGGCAGTCATGCACCGGGCGTTGATGCAGAAGTGATCTCAATGCTTTATCAAATTTGTCAAAAACTTAACATTCCTTCGCCTAAAATCATGCTCAATAGCCTTGGTGATGAAACCTGTAGACCAAAGTACAGAGAAGCCTTACTCAATTATTTACAAAAATATGAGGCAGATTTGGATGCGACGTCACGGCAAAGAATGCAAGATAACCCGATGCGGATTTTTGATTCTAAAGATACAAAAACCCAAGACATCATGCAAGATGCTCCAGTCATGTTGGACCATTTAACGGACGCGTGTAAAGTTCATTTTGATCAAGTTCAAGCGCAACTGAGTCAAATGCAAATTCCTTATGAGATCAATACTCGGATTGTTAGGGGCTTGGATTATTACACACATACCGCTTTTGAAGTTATAGCTCAGGGTTTGGGGAGCCAAAACGCAGTTGGCGGCGGCGGCCGCTACAATAATTTAATTCAGTCTTTTGCAGGGCAAGACATCCCAGCCGTTGGTTTTGCCATGGGCATGGAACGTTTGTTGATGATCAGTCAAATGGCGGCATCAGAAAAACAAAAACAATGCGTTGTGTTGCCCTTGAGTGAGAAAGCGCAAGCTAAGGCCAATCATTTGGCTTGGTCTTTGCGGCAATTGGACTGGGCCAAAGCCATGAAAATTGATGTTGTATTTGATAAAACAAGCATGAAGTCAGGTTTAAGGGCGGTGGCTAAACTGGATCCACAGTATGTATTGATTCTGGGTGATCAAGAGTTAGAGAATGATACGGTTTTGTTTAAAAATTTTATGAGTAAAGAGCAAAAAGAAATTGAATACAATTTGGGCATAGACTTTTTACGGGAACAAGTTTTAAAAGATGAAAATAAGGTAGGTATGGATGCAAAACTATAG
- the lipB gene encoding lipoyl(octanoyl) transferase LipB produces the protein MQTYTYQIIQNKSYNEILDLQNQIRDGLLHQGSPGRILMVEHQPCITFGRAEKGENLKHSFSWLEKRGFELAQINRGGKITYHGPGQLVMYPIVNMKDFSMGVKQFVCALEKVMLHVCQQYGVKAQRKDGFPGAWLNEQKKLGSVGIHVRKMVSMHGFSLNINPDLGHFDVMLPCGLDGVQMTSLAKETGADLDFKTSFERAKSAFEEVFSCKLTETE, from the coding sequence ATGCAAACGTACACCTATCAAATTATTCAAAACAAAAGCTATAATGAAATTCTAGATCTACAGAATCAAATCAGGGATGGCCTTCTCCATCAGGGCAGTCCAGGAAGAATTTTAATGGTTGAACACCAGCCCTGTATTACTTTTGGCCGAGCAGAAAAGGGTGAAAATTTAAAACATAGCTTTTCATGGTTAGAAAAACGTGGCTTTGAGTTGGCCCAAATTAACCGTGGCGGAAAAATCACCTACCATGGCCCTGGACAGTTGGTTATGTACCCCATAGTCAATATGAAAGACTTTTCCATGGGTGTAAAACAGTTTGTGTGTGCTTTAGAAAAAGTCATGCTTCATGTGTGTCAGCAATATGGCGTTAAAGCGCAAAGAAAAGATGGCTTTCCCGGAGCTTGGCTCAATGAGCAAAAAAAATTGGGTTCTGTGGGGATTCATGTGCGTAAGATGGTGAGCATGCATGGTTTTTCCTTGAACATTAATCCGGACTTAGGTCATTTTGATGTGATGTTGCCTTGTGGTTTGGATGGTGTACAAATGACCTCCTTGGCCAAAGAAACTGGAGCGGACTTGGATTTTAAAACGTCTTTTGAGCGAGCAAAAAGTGCTTTTGAAGAGGTTTTTTCTTGTAAGCTTACCGAGACAGAGTAA
- the argS gene encoding arginine--tRNA ligase, with the protein MCKFKTIVQETLIQYLQLDQDVLEELLEKPQNPEHGHLSLPCFAWAKTLKKAPNLIAQEFCEKLKKHNLSSYIDSVNALGPYLNFKQNQILLGQELLQTIINEGDLFAKKSLDAPPTVVLEFSSPNIAKPLSIGHLRTTNIGACLARVFKHQGWNVIRINHLGDWGTQFGKVMLAFRLWGNAEDLEKHPIDTLYKLYVKFHEEEKKDPSLADQAREWFAKLEQNDETAKELWQWFKDISLKELNTIYQELGVEFDHVWGESFYVDMLDELIVDLKQKNLLKDSQDAKIVDLKDYKLGVSVIQKKDESSLYMTRDLAAAQYRYQQFHFDEMLYVVGNPQKLHFQQLFKVLELLGCDFVDRCHHVAYGHVDFGHEKMSTRKGNIVLLKEVIAQAKDRALSIIEEKNATLNNKQAIANAVGLGAVLFADLNAKLARDVKFTWDEILNFEGETGPYLQYGLVRAKSVLEKYEGQWSDKIKIDSIETVEERSLLQSLNDYPQILGKTLKEKEPFYLSHYALELVKQFNRFYAKCRVLDAPEHQKYFRLCLVKSLTIVLESSLKLLGVPRVEKM; encoded by the coding sequence ATGTGCAAGTTTAAAACAATTGTTCAAGAAACGCTTATACAGTATTTACAGTTGGATCAAGATGTTCTTGAAGAACTATTAGAAAAACCACAAAACCCAGAGCATGGTCATTTGTCCTTGCCGTGCTTTGCTTGGGCAAAAACGCTTAAAAAAGCTCCCAATCTGATTGCGCAAGAGTTCTGTGAAAAACTAAAAAAGCACAACTTAAGTAGTTATATAGACAGTGTTAATGCTCTTGGACCCTACCTCAACTTTAAGCAAAATCAAATCTTACTGGGACAGGAACTATTGCAAACAATCATCAATGAAGGAGATTTGTTTGCTAAAAAAAGTTTGGATGCCCCACCGACAGTGGTCTTGGAATTTTCAAGCCCGAATATAGCTAAGCCATTATCCATTGGTCATTTAAGAACAACCAACATTGGTGCATGTTTGGCAAGAGTTTTTAAACATCAAGGCTGGAATGTGATTCGTATCAATCACTTAGGAGACTGGGGGACACAATTTGGTAAGGTGATGTTGGCTTTTAGATTATGGGGGAATGCTGAAGACTTAGAAAAGCACCCTATCGACACCTTGTACAAACTTTATGTTAAGTTTCATGAAGAAGAAAAAAAAGATCCAAGTTTAGCCGATCAAGCCAGAGAGTGGTTTGCCAAGTTGGAGCAAAATGATGAAACTGCCAAAGAATTGTGGCAATGGTTTAAAGATATATCCTTAAAAGAACTCAACACTATTTATCAAGAGTTAGGTGTTGAGTTTGATCATGTTTGGGGTGAGAGTTTTTATGTTGATATGCTTGATGAGCTTATTGTTGATCTTAAACAAAAAAATCTATTAAAAGATAGTCAAGATGCAAAGATTGTTGATTTAAAAGACTATAAACTGGGAGTCAGTGTTATACAGAAAAAAGATGAAAGTTCTTTGTATATGACCCGGGATTTGGCAGCGGCCCAGTATCGTTATCAACAGTTTCATTTTGATGAAATGCTGTATGTTGTGGGTAACCCCCAAAAACTACACTTTCAACAACTGTTCAAAGTATTAGAGCTATTAGGATGTGATTTTGTTGATCGCTGTCATCATGTTGCTTATGGCCATGTTGATTTTGGTCATGAAAAAATGTCCACGCGCAAAGGCAATATTGTTTTACTCAAAGAAGTTATAGCGCAAGCCAAGGATAGAGCTTTGAGTATCATTGAAGAAAAAAATGCGACACTGAATAATAAGCAAGCCATAGCCAATGCTGTTGGTCTGGGTGCAGTTTTATTTGCAGACCTTAATGCTAAACTGGCAAGAGATGTGAAGTTTACCTGGGATGAGATTTTAAATTTTGAAGGTGAAACCGGTCCTTATTTACAGTATGGCTTGGTTAGAGCAAAGTCAGTTTTAGAAAAGTATGAGGGCCAGTGGTCAGATAAAATAAAGATTGACTCTATTGAAACGGTTGAAGAACGAAGTTTGCTGCAAAGTCTCAATGATTATCCTCAAATATTAGGTAAAACCCTTAAAGAAAAAGAACCTTTTTATTTGTCGCATTATGCCTTGGAATTGGTTAAGCAGTTTAATCGTTTTTATGCAAAATGTAGGGTGCTGGATGCCCCAGAACACCAGAAGTATTTTAGATTGTGTCTGGTTAAGAGCTTAACCATTGTTTTAGAGTCAAGCTTGAAACTTTTAGGTGTTCCACGCGTTGAAAAAATGTAA